From the genome of Thermococcus chitonophagus, one region includes:
- a CDS encoding ribbon-helix-helix domain-containing protein — MGRGKASTGMYAWTFTIDSETHRMIKEISKALGINNNSAVVRMAIRRLYEEVKKQS; from the coding sequence TTGGGTAGGGGTAAGGCTTCCACTGGAATGTATGCTTGGACTTTCACTATCGATAGCGAGACGCATAGGATGATCAAGGAGATCTCCAAGGCGTTGGGTATAAACAACAATTCGGCAGTTGTTAGGATGGCCATCAGGAGGTTATATGAGGAGGTTAAAAAGCAATCTTAA
- a CDS encoding integrase, with translation MKAGALSEETASEYARALRKFFDKYSPHSVGELEKALAKENYKRHLCKALRKFVQFLRSKKIISPVLAEELKDAIPIKATKESKIRISTEELLEAWEYHKKHSDEVTQLFFKILVFSGARLRAVHKMLTNFDPSKVIFPPKYPNIAKYAIIERRGTKATLFIYMPADIIKELRSVEIKEDTIGKRLRYGRVNASTIRKWHATFLSMHGVKDHIIDYIQSRVPRTVLEKHYLDLELEADEAYSKVVDDLKKVLEGLE, from the coding sequence GTGAAAGCAGGAGCATTATCGGAAGAAACAGCTTCCGAATACGCTAGGGCATTGAGGAAGTTCTTTGATAAATACAGCCCACACTCAGTTGGTGAACTTGAGAAGGCCCTCGCCAAGGAGAACTATAAGCGCCATCTGTGTAAGGCACTCAGGAAATTTGTGCAGTTCCTGAGAAGCAAGAAGATTATCAGTCCAGTACTTGCTGAAGAGCTCAAAGATGCAATACCAATCAAGGCAACAAAGGAAAGCAAAATAAGGATTTCAACTGAGGAACTGCTCGAAGCTTGGGAGTATCACAAGAAGCATTCTGACGAGGTGACTCAGCTTTTCTTTAAGATTCTAGTGTTCAGTGGGGCAAGGCTTAGGGCAGTCCATAAGATGCTCACTAACTTTGATCCTAGCAAGGTCATATTTCCTCCAAAATATCCAAACATAGCTAAATATGCAATAATAGAAAGGAGGGGGACTAAGGCAACCCTCTTCATTTACATGCCTGCAGACATTATCAAGGAACTTAGGTCAGTTGAGATAAAAGAGGACACGATAGGGAAGAGGCTTCGCTATGGAAGAGTGAACGCCTCAACGATAAGGAAATGGCATGCAACATTTCTCTCAATGCATGGTGTGAAGGATCACATAATAGACTACATACAGAGCAGGGTTCCAAGAACAGTTTTAGAGAAACACTATCTCGACTTAGAATTGGAGGCGGATGAGGCCTATTCAAAAGTTGTTGATGATTTGAAGAAGGTTCTGGAGGGTTTGGAATGA
- the rlmD gene encoding 23S rRNA (uracil(1939)-C(5))-methyltransferase RlmD → MPIVRKLNEEGFGIAKGVLVPYSAPGDEIEIEEVKRIKKNRVATKWKLLRSSPLRVGARCKAFGRCGGCIIQHIEYSYQLEFKKEKLKKILGLEVEIIPSPRIFGHRNRIDLAVTVEGIGFRERGKWWSIVNIEECPVFGPTSKKAIKRLREFIEEEKIETWRIREDKGFLRYMVLREGKFTGEVMVNFVTKEGELPDPSPYFDFATSIYWSINRTKSDVSYGDVERFWGKKFITEELDGVKYLIHPNSFFQTNSYQAVNLVKIVAKLVNGEKVLDMYSGVGTFGIYLAKKGFKVKGFDSNEFAIEMARENANINGVEAEFFVATDREVEVKGFDTVIVDPPRAGLHPKLIKRLEREGPETLIYVSCNPKTFHQNVKQLKNYRIEEIIGLDMFPHTPHIEIISKLSKV, encoded by the coding sequence ATGCCAATAGTGAGGAAGCTTAATGAAGAGGGTTTTGGGATAGCTAAAGGAGTTTTAGTTCCCTATTCTGCCCCAGGAGATGAGATAGAAATAGAGGAAGTTAAGAGGATTAAGAAAAACAGGGTTGCTACAAAATGGAAGCTATTAAGATCATCCCCCCTTCGAGTGGGAGCTAGGTGCAAGGCCTTCGGGAGATGCGGAGGTTGCATAATCCAGCACATTGAGTATAGCTATCAGCTCGAATTCAAGAAAGAAAAGTTGAAGAAAATCCTGGGTCTTGAGGTTGAGATAATTCCCTCTCCAAGGATATTCGGGCACAGGAATAGAATAGATCTTGCAGTAACCGTTGAGGGAATAGGGTTCAGGGAGAGGGGAAAGTGGTGGAGCATAGTGAACATTGAAGAGTGCCCCGTGTTTGGCCCCACATCAAAAAAAGCAATCAAGAGGCTGAGAGAGTTCATTGAAGAAGAGAAAATAGAGACTTGGAGGATCAGGGAAGATAAAGGATTCTTAAGATACATGGTTCTTAGGGAGGGAAAGTTTACGGGAGAGGTAATGGTTAACTTCGTTACCAAGGAAGGTGAACTCCCAGATCCTTCTCCTTACTTCGACTTTGCAACCTCGATATACTGGAGCATAAACAGAACGAAGAGCGACGTATCTTACGGGGACGTTGAGAGGTTCTGGGGAAAGAAGTTCATTACGGAAGAGCTTGACGGCGTTAAATATCTGATCCATCCAAACTCCTTCTTCCAGACTAACAGTTATCAGGCTGTTAATCTGGTTAAAATTGTGGCTAAGCTCGTTAATGGTGAAAAAGTATTGGACATGTACTCGGGGGTTGGAACGTTTGGAATATACTTGGCAAAGAAGGGCTTTAAGGTCAAGGGGTTTGATTCTAACGAATTCGCCATAGAAATGGCCAGAGAGAATGCAAACATCAACGGTGTTGAGGCCGAATTCTTCGTCGCAACCGACAGGGAAGTTGAGGTCAAGGGCTTTGACACGGTGATAGTAGATCCCCCTAGGGCCGGACTGCACCCAAAGCTAATAAAAAGGCTGGAGAGGGAAGGCCCTGAAACTCTCATTTACGTCTCATGCAACCCGAAAACATTCCATCAGAACGTCAAACAATTAAAGAATTACAGGATTGAGGAAATAATTGGACTCGACATGTTTCCGCACACGCCCCACATAGAGATCATTTCAAAGCTCTCAAAGGTCTAA
- a CDS encoding thioesterase, FlK family, with product MEQRTHKLTSERLVGKPIKLEKGYAEVELVTIDEMKVDEKGLVHGGFTFGLADYAAMLAVNEPTVVLGKAEVRFTKPVKVGDRLLAKAKVVEDHGRKKIVEVKVYRGEDVVLEGKFHCYVLEKHVLDL from the coding sequence ATGGAGCAAAGGACTCATAAACTCACGTCGGAAAGGCTAGTTGGTAAGCCTATCAAGCTTGAGAAAGGCTACGCGGAGGTTGAGCTTGTAACTATAGACGAGATGAAAGTTGACGAGAAGGGTCTCGTGCACGGAGGCTTTACCTTTGGCCTAGCTGACTACGCTGCGATGTTGGCTGTAAATGAGCCTACAGTAGTCCTGGGGAAGGCCGAGGTTAGATTCACGAAGCCGGTTAAAGTTGGCGATAGACTTCTCGCAAAGGCGAAGGTCGTTGAGGACCATGGAAGGAAGAAGATAGTTGAGGTGAAGGTTTACAGGGGAGAGGATGTAGTATTGGAAGGTAAGTTCCACTGCTACGTCTTGGAGAAGCACGTGTTAGACCTTTGA
- a CDS encoding DUF2240 family protein → MRLGKYRPLLEAVKLKGDEVFQSKSELIGILTFKLGIMAVSEAKQLISEAIEGGIVEETPEGLIVHTDLIEEEEEKRDVFGEMVEYIAKQLGVTELEVLEEVEKLRERYGNLDKKILAYLYGLEKGVDMSRFKDELEG, encoded by the coding sequence ATGAGATTGGGTAAGTATAGGCCACTCTTAGAGGCCGTGAAGCTTAAGGGGGATGAGGTATTCCAAAGCAAGAGCGAGCTTATTGGTATATTGACGTTTAAACTCGGAATCATGGCGGTTAGCGAAGCTAAGCAACTCATAAGTGAGGCCATAGAAGGAGGTATTGTAGAAGAGACCCCGGAAGGACTTATCGTTCACACAGACTTAATTGAGGAGGAAGAGGAGAAGAGGGATGTTTTTGGAGAGATGGTAGAATACATAGCCAAACAGTTAGGGGTTACCGAGCTTGAGGTTCTTGAGGAGGTAGAAAAGTTAAGGGAGAGATATGGAAATCTTGACAAGAAGATACTGGCCTACCTCTATGGCTTAGAAAAAGGAGTTGATATGAGCAGGTTTAAAGACGAGCTGGAGGGTTGA
- a CDS encoding class I SAM-dependent methyltransferase, whose protein sequence is MAKIKPFEEHRDRYESWFERNKLAYLSELNAVKEVLPEGECVEVGVGTGRFAAPLGIKVGVEPSKKMAEVAEKRGIKVIPGVAEDLPFEDSSLDCILMVTTICFVDDPEKTIREAYRVLKPGGYLIIGFVDKESPIGREYEEKKDKSLFYREARFFSTQELIRLLKKQRFVIDRIVQTLFHRLNEIKEVESVKDGYGEGSFVVIRARKVSQNGTS, encoded by the coding sequence ATGGCAAAGATAAAGCCGTTTGAGGAGCATAGGGATAGATACGAAAGCTGGTTTGAGAGAAATAAGCTGGCTTACTTGAGCGAGCTCAATGCCGTAAAGGAAGTTCTCCCTGAAGGGGAATGCGTCGAAGTTGGGGTTGGAACGGGAAGGTTTGCGGCCCCTTTAGGGATAAAGGTTGGAGTTGAGCCATCTAAGAAAATGGCAGAGGTAGCGGAGAAGAGGGGGATAAAGGTAATTCCTGGGGTCGCTGAAGATCTGCCGTTTGAAGATTCTTCCCTCGACTGCATACTTATGGTCACGACGATATGCTTCGTTGATGATCCCGAAAAGACGATAAGGGAGGCTTATAGGGTTCTTAAACCTGGGGGCTATCTGATCATAGGATTCGTGGACAAGGAAAGTCCAATAGGGAGGGAATATGAGGAGAAGAAAGACAAAAGCCTCTTCTACAGAGAGGCAAGGTTCTTCTCAACCCAGGAACTAATTAGATTATTAAAGAAGCAGAGATTTGTTATCGACAGGATTGTCCAGACATTATTCCACAGACTAAATGAGATAAAAGAGGTAGAGTCGGTAAAGGATGGGTATGGAGAGGGTAGCTTCGTTGTAATAAGGGCAAGGAAGGTGAGTCAAAATGGAACTAGTTGA
- a CDS encoding DUF3216 domain-containing protein, giving the protein MELVEEVKSLCERLGENNLVEAIDRFTLLNQGLEKTRGEHFAKAGIYGFLEGILTTLKIKHEDRKIEELLIKVKEAREKEELFLRKARPPISE; this is encoded by the coding sequence ATGGAACTAGTTGAAGAGGTAAAGTCCCTGTGCGAGAGGTTAGGAGAGAATAACCTAGTAGAGGCAATAGACAGGTTCACGCTATTGAACCAAGGATTGGAAAAGACTAGAGGGGAACACTTCGCTAAGGCAGGCATTTACGGGTTCCTTGAAGGAATTCTCACGACGTTGAAGATTAAGCATGAAGATAGGAAAATTGAGGAGTTGCTTATAAAAGTTAAAGAGGCCCGAGAAAAGGAGGAGCTGTTCCTAAGGAAGGCAAGGCCCCCCATTTCTGAGTAG
- the hflX gene encoding GTPase HflX: protein MRVIGVIRKSRRERVSREEFEELLRSAGYEVLAIVEQVREEHPRYNIGPGKLEEIKKLIEELKPDKVVFANRLTPSQAYNLWKELRIDIIDKWQLVLEIFEKRAHSKEAKLQVELANLQYELPLVKEAIRRIKMGDRAGFKGMGEYQVHQYFKHIRYRMGKIREELEKIRAEREIRRKKREEEGFVLVALAGYTNAGKSTLLNALTGESIEARNQMFTTLDTTTRRFKVNGKMLLITDTVGFIDNLPPFIVEAFHSTLEEIVKADIIVLVLDASEPWPEIRRKFFASLDVLRELKALDRPMIVALNKIDLISEEDAKEKALLLRELVNGRANLIDVVKISAKQKRLEELYSAIEKAIAISPKFQEFEITVRDPEKVGKVIAMIHSVGELLDIDYGEGARIRAYIQTGMIRHLTKLGVEVKRVA from the coding sequence ATGAGAGTCATCGGTGTGATAAGGAAGTCAAGGCGAGAGAGGGTTAGTAGGGAGGAGTTTGAGGAGCTTTTGAGGAGTGCTGGCTATGAGGTTCTTGCAATAGTTGAACAGGTAAGAGAGGAGCACCCACGCTATAATATTGGGCCGGGAAAGCTCGAGGAGATAAAGAAGCTCATTGAGGAATTAAAACCAGATAAGGTGGTATTCGCTAACCGATTAACACCATCTCAAGCTTATAATCTATGGAAGGAGTTGAGGATTGATATAATTGATAAGTGGCAACTCGTTCTTGAGATATTCGAGAAGAGAGCTCACTCTAAAGAGGCAAAGCTCCAAGTCGAGCTTGCGAACCTTCAGTACGAACTTCCCCTTGTTAAGGAGGCAATTAGAAGGATAAAAATGGGAGATAGAGCAGGATTTAAAGGTATGGGTGAGTATCAGGTTCACCAGTACTTCAAGCACATAAGGTACAGGATGGGCAAAATAAGGGAGGAGCTAGAGAAGATAAGGGCAGAGAGAGAAATTAGAAGGAAGAAGAGGGAAGAGGAAGGATTCGTTCTAGTTGCCTTAGCTGGCTATACAAACGCCGGGAAGTCCACCCTCTTAAACGCCTTAACGGGGGAGAGCATAGAGGCGAGGAACCAGATGTTCACCACCCTAGACACTACAACGAGGAGGTTCAAGGTCAACGGGAAGATGCTACTCATAACCGACACCGTTGGTTTCATTGACAACCTCCCGCCCTTCATCGTTGAGGCGTTCCACTCAACGCTTGAGGAGATAGTGAAAGCTGACATAATAGTCTTAGTTCTCGACGCAAGTGAGCCGTGGCCCGAAATTAGGAGGAAGTTCTTCGCTTCCCTTGACGTTCTCAGGGAACTTAAGGCCTTAGATAGGCCAATGATAGTGGCGTTGAACAAGATAGATTTAATTTCAGAGGAAGATGCTAAAGAAAAAGCCCTCCTGCTTAGGGAGCTCGTAAACGGGAGGGCTAATCTCATAGATGTCGTCAAAATATCGGCAAAGCAGAAAAGGCTTGAAGAACTTTACAGTGCAATAGAAAAAGCTATAGCGATTTCTCCAAAGTTCCAGGAGTTTGAGATTACCGTTAGAGATCCAGAGAAAGTTGGAAAGGTAATAGCGATGATACACTCCGTTGGGGAATTGCTCGACATAGACTACGGTGAGGGGGCAAGGATAAGGGCATACATCCAGACCGGAATGATAAGGCACCTCACCAAGTTAGGAGTTGAGGTCAAGAGAGTAGCCTAA
- a CDS encoding inorganic phosphate transporter — translation MSLIIPLLAVTFYLAWNIGANGSANVMGTSVGSGVLSFRQATLIVVIFTTLGAYLKGSKVMETVGKGIVQITPEVAIVVLLTAGLMMTLATIRGLPVSTAQAIIGSSIGVALALGLRINWITLLKIIIAWVASPILAGVFSFLLFRMYSRVFRRIKSIKVLEIVYKWVAITGGAYMAFNLGANEVANAVGPLLAVNLFSPKIAGVFGALSLSLGTVTFSYGVMNTVGKKIASLDPVTAFSAQFGSAISVSLANFFGLPVSSGQAIVGGIIGVSLGAGEKVRKGTVVDIVTGWILAPILGVVLSYALALLFLHFRLLS, via the coding sequence ATGAGCCTGATCATTCCCCTACTGGCAGTAACCTTCTATCTCGCGTGGAACATAGGCGCGAACGGCTCGGCGAACGTCATGGGGACTTCGGTTGGCTCGGGAGTCCTGAGCTTTAGGCAGGCAACCCTAATAGTTGTGATATTTACGACCCTAGGGGCATACCTGAAGGGTAGTAAGGTTATGGAAACGGTTGGCAAGGGAATTGTTCAGATAACCCCTGAGGTTGCAATAGTAGTTTTGCTGACAGCGGGATTAATGATGACGCTTGCGACGATAAGAGGGTTGCCAGTATCCACAGCTCAGGCTATAATTGGTAGTTCTATCGGGGTTGCCTTGGCTCTAGGTCTGAGGATCAATTGGATTACTCTCCTAAAAATCATTATCGCCTGGGTGGCCTCTCCAATATTGGCTGGAGTTTTTAGTTTTCTGCTTTTTAGGATGTACTCCAGAGTTTTTAGGAGAATAAAAAGCATTAAGGTGCTTGAAATAGTTTACAAGTGGGTGGCCATAACGGGAGGGGCTTATATGGCATTCAACCTTGGAGCAAATGAAGTTGCTAACGCCGTTGGACCCCTCTTGGCAGTTAACTTGTTTAGCCCCAAGATTGCTGGAGTTTTTGGAGCACTCAGCCTCTCCCTGGGCACGGTTACTTTTAGCTATGGGGTCATGAATACAGTGGGCAAAAAGATAGCGAGCCTAGATCCAGTTACTGCATTCTCAGCCCAGTTTGGTTCCGCAATATCCGTAAGCTTAGCTAATTTCTTTGGACTGCCAGTTAGCTCCGGCCAGGCTATAGTTGGCGGGATAATAGGGGTTAGCTTGGGAGCTGGTGAAAAAGTTAGAAAAGGCACGGTAGTTGACATTGTTACCGGCTGGATTCTAGCCCCAATCCTGGGAGTAGTCCTTTCATATGCTTTAGCGCTCCTGTTCCTTCACTTTAGGCTACTCTCTTGA
- a CDS encoding helix-turn-helix domain-containing protein — MHSKEFVYKVLATKKKAVSLKKLSSELETSMPRLLQTLKQLENDGLVEISYKSEITVKAKTLEDYTS; from the coding sequence ATGCATTCAAAGGAGTTTGTGTATAAAGTTTTGGCCACAAAGAAGAAGGCCGTAAGCTTAAAGAAGCTAAGCTCTGAGCTTGAAACTTCTATGCCAAGACTCCTTCAAACTCTTAAACAGCTTGAAAATGATGGCCTTGTTGAAATCTCATACAAAAGCGAGATCACAGTTAAAGCCAAAACTCTTGAGGATTACACGAGTTAA
- a CDS encoding thioredoxin domain-containing protein, translating into MKFVRVILLVLLLASFSLGCISSNQTQSQTQISSSTGTQGTMAQTPSSTTTQDWLQGLDKSKFHFYIYGLDTCPHCQKMKKLLPEYFGNGSLTFYEVRSNEKNFQIYYNFSRLIGVQGVPLIGVFYDGKLYAIIEGEIDPKLIPKIVKEAMKNKGVILIISAGQYILPFNNTKAVSAINNMTRWFREGVPES; encoded by the coding sequence ATGAAGTTCGTCAGGGTTATCCTACTCGTACTTTTGCTCGCGTCCTTTTCCCTCGGATGCATATCCTCAAATCAAACTCAATCTCAAACTCAAATTTCAAGTAGCACTGGAACCCAGGGAACAATGGCTCAAACTCCAAGTAGCACGACAACTCAAGACTGGCTTCAGGGATTAGACAAATCAAAGTTTCACTTCTATATCTATGGTCTTGATACCTGCCCTCACTGCCAGAAGATGAAAAAGCTACTGCCCGAATACTTTGGTAACGGTAGCTTAACTTTCTACGAAGTTCGTAGCAACGAAAAGAACTTCCAAATATACTATAACTTTTCTCGCCTGATCGGTGTTCAAGGAGTTCCTCTAATTGGGGTATTCTACGATGGGAAACTGTACGCAATAATTGAGGGTGAGATAGATCCGAAGTTAATTCCGAAGATTGTAAAAGAGGCCATGAAGAACAAGGGTGTAATCTTGATTATAAGTGCCGGCCAGTACATTCTACCCTTCAACAATACAAAGGCTGTTAGTGCTATTAACAATATGACCAGATGGTTCAGGGAAGGAGTCCCCGAATCGTGA